A window from Cryptomeria japonica chromosome 1, Sugi_1.0, whole genome shotgun sequence encodes these proteins:
- the LOC131071981 gene encoding uncharacterized protein At4g26450 → MHARHRTPGEGLRANSFGVGQPSVRSGPDLGWRHMSHSSDFKGSGRGVGRGLSKPPSMVRKADIMMEAGRLAAEYLVSQGILSPSSLIHKGQNGNIARLPKECPEVRVREKESLANENGSPNSAQYVGMAMEAISGSSSLTVRDEEAKIDFGTSEMLVGGKRKAPDDSIDGRKQLKDRKLGNFKAFMRDWNLGDSRSGPSLDKCIEFCASKTAVDDLTQYHGEKMAIDIGGVPRAMDSISCKSGVEGDSDSDLENFEFPDTTDSKPLCSSVSKTKESFGTEDPFGRKIEKPELQNCAIIDKEDRPTESGELRDSYWNDREIQNPLHQHFVKTDVISKDSRGSSPADMSRGHFSNEQDLRSKVSDRSIGGVSSNSVDLVQLCSQGQVPTKARSITRHKVMDAEHCMDRRLFPIHGGRNSGEFSSGRFSNNSRDDDLVEESGKSCWNLRGSGSESTRIRANRPAEEDGELDHSIATEKDRFAKSYSFSDRSSFMHQQESSRWPPGFGGPHSGDSVSLDGRMFAYGRSRSMFPQRDMENPMCRSNRWEAKRKREWPPGRISQADEYFRLHNLKAKQTSAQMKAAPSGVEVVFEPVEQEDMLDDKMPEKKDLSANSTIKAVVSGSGSGSNDEQESLSTGSKTVDEKLNLNTVTAAEIEEPDSFMIEKQRASAQISSLLAKIHKGSSNESSLPVVEEGHTTECTQKDEGKVPIAESQPNGMDKEERSVIAFFQDLLKDCPLLRHLYQSRDGSREFDCLVCLSSSSLSERKFSNLAGLLRHAKDDNEMPLMHTGYGHAICELLDLNNSNDPSKDVENVEQCSSQSLQSEEGIVDTAEPITLSLEGLENAVPED, encoded by the exons ATGCACGCCAGACACCGAACCCCTGGTGAGGGGTTGCGGGCTAACTCCTTTGGAGTTGGGCAGCCTTCTGTCCGCAGTGGCCCGGACTTGGGTTGGCGGCACATGTCACACTCATCTGATTTCAAGGGCTCAGGGCGTGGGGTTGGGAGAGGTTTGTCCAAACCACCTTCAATGGTACGGAAAGCTGATATAATGATGGAAGCTGGGCGGCTTGCAGCAGAATATTTGGTTTCTCAGGGTATTCTGTCACCCAGTAGCTTGATTCACAAGGGGCAGAATGGCAACATTGCAAGATTGCCCAAGGAATGTCCTGAGGTCAGGGTTCGTGAAAAAGAATCATTGGCAAATGAGAATGGCAGTCCTAATTCTGCTCAGTATGTTGGCATGGCAATGGAAGCTATATCTGGTTCATCGTCATTGACTGTAAGGGATGAAGAAGCTAAGATTGACTTTGGAACTTCTGAAATGTTAGTGGGTGGAAAAAGAAAAGCTCCAGATGATTCCATAGATGGTAGAAAACAGTTGAAGGATAGAAAGTTAGGGAATTTCAAGGCCTTTATGCGAGACTGGAATCTAGGAGACAGTAGGTCTGGTCCCTCTCTTGACAAATGCATTGAATTTTGTGCTAGTAAGACTGCTGTTGATGATTTAACTCAATATCATGGAGAGAAAATGGCTATAGACATTGGGGGGGTGCCAAGAGCTATGGATTCTATATCTTGTAAAAGTGGGGTTGAGGGTGATTCAGACTCTGACCTGGAAAATTTTGAGTTTCCAGATACAACAGATTCAAAGCCTCTTTGTTCATCTGTCAGCAAGACTAAGGAGTCCTTTGGTACAGAGGATCCTTTTGGAAGGAAAATAGAGAAGCCTGAACTGCAAAATTGTGCAATTATTGACAAGGAAGATAGACCTACAGAGTCTGGAGAGTTAAGGGATTCATATTGGAATGATAGGGAAATACAGAATCCATTGCACCAACACTTTGTAAAGACTGATGTTATTTCTAAGGATTCACGAGGGTCATCACCCGCAGATATGAGTAGAGGTCATTTCTCAAATGAACAAGATTTAAGAAGCAAAGTCAGTGATCGGAGCATTGGTGGGGTTTCTTCTAACAGTGTTGATCTTGTCCAGCTGTGCAGTCAAGGGCAAGTTCCAACCAAGGCACGCTCTATTACAAGACATAAAGTGATGGATGCTGAACATTGTATGGATAGGCGCTTGTTTCCTATTCATGGGGGGAGGAACAGTGGGGAGTTCTCATCAGGTAGATTTTCAAATAATTCCAGGGATGATGATCTTGTTGAGGAATCTGGCAAGTCCTGTTGGAATCTGAGGGGTTCTGGTTCAGAGTCCACTAGGATTCGGGCAAACAGGCCTGCAGAAGAGGATGGGGAGCTAGATCATTCTATAGCTACCGAGAAGGATAGATTTGCCAAGTCTTATTCTTTTTCGGATAGATCTTCTTTCATGCATCAACAAGAATCTAGTAGATGGCCTCCTGGGTTTGGTGGTCCTCATAGTGGGGATTCGGTTTCTCTTGATGGAAGAATGTTTGCATATGGACGATCTAGGTCAATGTTTCCACAAAGAGACATGGAAAATCCCATGTGCCGCAGCAATAGATGGGAAGCGAAAAGAAAGAGAGAGTGGCCACCTGGTCGGATTTCCCAGGCAGATGAATACTTTCGATTGCATAATCTCAAAGCAAAACAGACAAGTGCACAGATGAAGGCAGCCCCTTCAGGTGTGGAAGTTGTTTTTGAACCTGTTGAACAAGAAGATATGTTGGATGATAAGATGCCAGAGAAAAAGGATTTAAGTGCTAATTCAACAATAAAAGCTGTCGTTTCTGGTTCTGGTTCTGGTTCTAATGATGAGCAAGAGTCTTTGTCCACTGGCAGCAAAACTGTTGATGAAAAGCTTAATCTAAATACTGTTACAGCTGCGGAGATCGAGGAACCTGATTCCTTTATGATTGAGAAGCAGAGAGCATCTGCTCAAATATCCAGTCTACTGGCAAAGATCCATAAAGGTAGTTCAAATGAGTCTTCATTGCCAGTTGTTGAAGAGGGACACACAACAGAGTGCACTCAAAAGGATGAAGGGAAAGTGCCAATTGCAGAGTCTCAGCCAAATGGAATGGATAAAGAAGAAAGATCAGTAATTGCCTTTTTCCAGGACCTCCTTAAAGATTGTCCTCTTTTGAGGCATCTTTATCAATCTCGTGATGGGTCTAGAGAATTTGACTGTCTTGTATGCCTTAGTTCGTCATCTCT GAGTGAAAGAAAGTTTTCAAACTTGGCTGGGCTTTTAAGGCATGCAAAGGATGACAACGAAATGCCTTTAATGCACACAGGTTATGGTCATGCAATTTGTGAATTATTGGATTTAAACAATTCAAATGACCCCTCAAAAGATGTTGAGAATGTGGAACAATGTTCAAGCCAATCTCTTCAAAGTGAGGAG GGAATTGTTGATACTGCTGAACCAATAACGCTATCTTTGGAAGGCTTGGAAAATGCTGTACCAGAGGATTAG